GTGGAACCCCTGTTGGAGCTGGCTCCGTCATTCCTGCATAATAGTGAGCGTGACCATCATCACACGAGGTACATCCTGAGAACGCGTGAGTGTGGACGGGTCTACCATCCCAGGTTGAAATATACAAGGTGTGGGAGTGGTTAAAACCATCTCCACTTGATTCTATAACAAATCCTGTCACAGGTATTCGCATTGATATTCCCCTTTTCTCAAACGCGTCATGAAATTACGGACCTTATGGGCAAATGGAAGTGGATCATCAATTGATTCAACATGAATGTACATGATACTAGGACTGTATTGATTGGAAAACGAGAGGCTTCTCTGAATACATGGTCAGAACCCGCCCCCAAAAACGTATTTCTTCTAGAGCGGATTTTCAGTGATGATATATGCCTATGAATATAGTCAGAAGTTTGAAATAGACTCACGCCTAGCCAGCCAAGTTGGATAAGCCCATTTTGAAAAAGAGGACGGAACATTCACCATCGAGCCAAATGAATAATACCCGACATACGTTTGCCATAGAGCTTAAGGAGCTTTATTTTCCTCCATATTTTTGCAAGGAGAAGGAATACCACAGGAAGAAGTAAAAGAACAAAGTTTTGAATGGACGACCGGTCGAATATTGGACCTCTTTGGTCACCGAAGAACGCAATTAATGGGTTCCGAAAAATGAAAAATTACAATGGGCAGACAAACAATAAAAATGTACATGGCTATAAGGGAAGGCTTAAAAATTCTCGCGTATGAATGAGAAGAGGGAAAACAAGGGACTCTCGAGGAATGCTTGAACCAATTGTCTAACATGATCGGGGCTCTGAAAGTTCTTAGCGGGGCAAAACAAAGCGGTAGTCTAGGAGGGTATTATCCTGGACTACCGCTATTTTATGGGCCCGACCTACTTTTCAGACATACTTGCCAGATGCTCCTCAAGACGATCCATGGTCTGTTCGGCACCTGGGACGGCATATGTTTTCACCTTATCGAACACAGCAGCAGTTTCTTCAAAAACGGTGCGATAAGTGAGTTTGGTCTTGCCATCCAGATCCTCGAAGATGGCTGTCGATAGAAAATGAGGAAACACAGTATGTTTGAAGACGATTCGCTCAAGTTGAACGACCTCGACGAAGACGTTGGTGTTGGGAAAATCAACGCCATCAGGACCGTGCATGATAAACTGCCATGTACCACCTGGTTTTAGATCAAACTTCTGAGAAGTCGTCGTAAAACCTCGAGGCCCCCACCACTTCGCCAGGTTCTCCTCTTTCGTCCAAGCATCAAAAACAAGAGCGCGTGGAGCATCCAATATGCGGGTGATCACAATCTCGCACTCACCTACTTGCGCTGCGATTTTGTTTGTTTCGCTGTTTTGGTTCATGTCCATCCCTCCATACTAAGTAGCTTCGTCATGGATAAAATCATTTTTTCTATCATAGCAAATAAATCAGGAGTGGATTTCTTTCAGATTGCTATCTTGCATAACCCATCCGCAAAAACTCAACTCAGGATAAGTGGGTCGTTTTTTTTGTCAGCTGCTTTCCGCGTAGCAATCTCTTCACATCGATTTCCGCAATCAGCACACTAATCAAAACGAGACCTGCGCCTATGTACCCGCGAACAGACAGTGTTTCGCCTGTGACCAAGAAGGCAAACAGGGCAGCGAAGACTGGCTCCAAGGAAAAAATAACACCCGTGTGCGTGGCGGTGGTATATTTTTGGGCCACTGTTTGAACGACAAAGCCAATTGCGCTGCACAATACGCTAAGGGCGAGCACGGCGATCCAAGCATCTGTTGTTTGCGGCAATGTCGGGGTCTCCAGTGCAAATGAAAAAACAATGCCTAAGAGCGCCGTAAAGCCAAGCTGGTAAATTCCCAACTGAATCGTATCCGATTGATTGGCCCATCGGCCTGTTACGGTAATATGTGTAGCGTAAAAAAGGGCGCCAGCTATGCACAGAAGGTCTCCTTGGCTGACGCGAAATTCAGTGCTTAGTGTGAGCAGGCCGATACCGATCATGGCCAGTCCAGCGCCGACAAAGACTCTTTTTTCGGGACGGTTTCTCAAAAGAATAGATAAGAGCGGAACAAAAATAACGGTCAAGCTAACGAGAAAGCCTGCCTGGGAAGCTGTCGTTGATTTCACTCCGTTCGTGATGGTGGCAAAAACCCCGAAAAGGAGCCCACCGAGTATAAAAGCATGAAGCAATGTTTTTCGATTTGTGCCACGCAAGCGCTTATGGAACAAGGCTGCTGCTAGTAGAAAAGCAATGCCAAAGCGGATACCGATCAGATTGAAAGTCTCCAAATCCTTCAATCCCATTTGCATAAATACATACGACGTTCCCCAAAACAGGGTGACCAAAATCATAGCCAAATCGGCTTTCACTTGCGGTTTCATGATGGGATAAGCCTCCTTGCCCGGGAAAAAGCGGGTCCTAATCAGTGTTGCGCCATAAACAGTATACGAGTATCGTTTAAATAAGAAAAATGAATGTTTGTGATGATTTTCATGAATCAGATTCATGGAAAGGAGACGAAGAAGGGTGAGTTTGAACAAGTTTGAGGTAGTGATCACTGTTATTGAGTCGGGAAGCTTAACCAAAGCTGGAGAAATACTAGGTCTGACACAATCCGCGATCAGCCATGCGATTGCGAGTCTGGAGCGGGAATATGGGTTTTCGCTTTTGATCAGAGGACGATCGGGCATTAGCCTCACAAGTAATGGGGAGCGATTGCTACCATACATGCGTGAGACCTTGCGCTGTCATGAGCGGATGAAACAAGAGGTGCTTGCCATCAATGGGTTGGAGGTCGGGACGGTGAGAATTGGAACGTTTACGAGTGTATCCACGCAGTGGCTTCCGGGAATCCTCAAGCGGTTCCAAGATCAGTATCCGGCGATCGAGATTAAGCTAATGGAAGGGTATTACGATGGAATTGAGGGCTGGATTCAAACCGGAGAGATTGATTTCGGCTTCGTCTCCTTACCGACAACAGAGGATTTGGAATCTATTCCTTTAAAAAAGGATCAGATGTATTTGCTGGTGACAGAGGAACACCCGCTCTACAAAGAGGAGCGGGTGCATGTGAGCCGACTGGCCGAGGAGACATT
The window above is part of the Brevibacillus antibioticus genome. Proteins encoded here:
- a CDS encoding YmaF family protein, which produces MRIPVTGFVIESSGDGFNHSHTLYISTWDGRPVHTHAFSGCTSCDDGHAHYYAGMTEPAPTGVPHVHKYYTVTAISDGHTHRIKGTTGPAISLPNGGHFHYFEGYTTVDGRHPHSHMYRGKTGDED
- a CDS encoding LysR family transcriptional regulator — encoded protein: MSLNKFEVVITVIESGSLTKAGEILGLTQSAISHAIASLEREYGFSLLIRGRSGISLTSNGERLLPYMRETLRCHERMKQEVLAINGLEVGTVRIGTFTSVSTQWLPGILKRFQDQYPAIEIKLMEGYYDGIEGWIQTGEIDFGFVSLPTTEDLESIPLKKDQMYLLVTEEHPLYKEERVHVSRLAEETFIMPKTGCDNDIQRLLAQYQIEPRIKYEVGDDHAIIAMVQNGLGISILPEMILFRLPANMRMIPLEGEHYRSLGVAATSFSKQSPAAKRFLQFVTDWVNEQQA
- a CDS encoding SRPBCC family protein, coding for MNQNSETNKIAAQVGECEIVITRILDAPRALVFDAWTKEENLAKWWGPRGFTTTSQKFDLKPGGTWQFIMHGPDGVDFPNTNVFVEVVQLERIVFKHTVFPHFLSTAIFEDLDGKTKLTYRTVFEETAAVFDKVKTYAVPGAEQTMDRLEEHLASMSEK
- a CDS encoding DMT family transporter; this encodes MKPQVKADLAMILVTLFWGTSYVFMQMGLKDLETFNLIGIRFGIAFLLAAALFHKRLRGTNRKTLLHAFILGGLLFGVFATITNGVKSTTASQAGFLVSLTVIFVPLLSILLRNRPEKRVFVGAGLAMIGIGLLTLSTEFRVSQGDLLCIAGALFYATHITVTGRWANQSDTIQLGIYQLGFTALLGIVFSFALETPTLPQTTDAWIAVLALSVLCSAIGFVVQTVAQKYTTATHTGVIFSLEPVFAALFAFLVTGETLSVRGYIGAGLVLISVLIAEIDVKRLLRGKQLTKKTTHLS